From Virgibacillus natechei, the proteins below share one genomic window:
- the upp gene encoding uracil phosphoribosyltransferase, giving the protein MGNVFVLDHPLIQHKLTYIRDKNTGTKEFRELVDEVSMLMAFEITRNLPLQEATTETPVTEATTQVLAGKKIGLIPILRAGLGMVDGMLNLLPAAKVGHVGLYRDPETLTPHEYYIKLPSDISERELIVLDPMLATGGSANDAIHSLKKRGAGNIRLMCLVAAPEGVEVIKQDHPDVDIYLGAMDDKLDEKGYIVPGLGDAGDRLFGTK; this is encoded by the coding sequence ATGGGAAATGTTTTCGTACTCGATCATCCGTTAATTCAACATAAATTAACGTACATAAGAGATAAAAACACAGGAACAAAGGAATTCCGCGAGCTTGTTGACGAAGTTTCCATGTTAATGGCTTTTGAAATCACACGAAACCTTCCGCTTCAGGAAGCAACAACAGAAACGCCAGTAACAGAAGCAACGACGCAAGTTTTAGCTGGTAAAAAAATCGGGCTTATTCCAATTTTGCGCGCTGGCCTTGGGATGGTTGACGGTATGTTGAACCTTCTTCCAGCAGCAAAAGTAGGACATGTTGGATTGTATCGTGACCCGGAAACGCTCACTCCGCATGAATACTATATTAAATTGCCATCTGATATTTCTGAACGTGAATTAATTGTCTTGGATCCAATGCTAGCAACAGGGGGTTCCGCAAATGACGCAATCCATTCCCTGAAAAAACGTGGTGCAGGAAATATTCGTCTGATGTGTTTAGTCGCTGCACCGGAAGGCGTTGAAGTCATTAAACAAGATCATCCTGATGTTGATATTTATTTAGGTGCAATGGATGATAAGCTGGATGAAAAAGGGTATATTGTCCCTGGCCTTGGTGATGCAGGTGACCGTTTATTTGGGACAAAATAG
- a CDS encoding serine hydroxymethyltransferase, giving the protein MEHVKQADQELFTAMQAEKARQLEKIELIASENFVSEAVMEAMGSELTNKYAEGYPGKRYYGGCEHVDVVENLARDRVKELFGADHANVQPHSGAQANMAVYFTVLDYGDTVLGMNLNHGGHLTHGSPVNFSGKLYNFEDYGVDKETEQLDYDAVLEKAKEVQPKLLVVGASAYSREIDFAKFREIADEVGAYLMVDMAHIAGLIAAGEHQNPVPHADFVTTTTHKTLRGPRGGVILCKEEYAKKIDKSVFPGMQGGPLMHVIAAKATAFKEALSPDFKTYAKQIIKNASVLNDELEKNGVRIVSGGTDNHLLLLDVTPLDLTGKVAENVLDEIGITANKNTIPFDTESPFVTSGLRIGTAAVTTRGFGENEMKEIAAIISLTLKNHKDEAKLKEAADRVKELTSKFPLFA; this is encoded by the coding sequence ATGGAACATGTAAAACAAGCAGATCAGGAATTATTCACAGCAATGCAAGCAGAAAAGGCGCGTCAGTTAGAGAAAATTGAGCTAATCGCTTCGGAGAACTTTGTATCAGAAGCAGTGATGGAAGCGATGGGATCTGAATTAACGAATAAATATGCAGAAGGCTACCCTGGAAAAAGGTATTATGGTGGATGTGAGCATGTAGATGTCGTTGAAAATTTAGCTCGAGATCGCGTAAAAGAACTTTTCGGTGCAGATCATGCAAACGTACAACCCCATTCAGGAGCTCAAGCGAATATGGCTGTTTATTTTACAGTATTGGACTATGGTGATACGGTTTTAGGAATGAATTTAAATCATGGTGGCCACTTAACACACGGGAGTCCTGTGAACTTTAGTGGGAAACTGTATAACTTCGAGGATTATGGTGTTGATAAAGAAACCGAGCAACTTGATTATGATGCCGTATTGGAAAAAGCAAAAGAAGTACAGCCAAAATTGCTTGTAGTAGGTGCGAGTGCCTACTCCAGAGAAATTGATTTTGCGAAATTTCGTGAAATTGCGGACGAAGTTGGCGCCTATTTGATGGTTGATATGGCTCACATTGCCGGGCTTATAGCAGCGGGAGAGCATCAAAACCCAGTACCGCACGCTGATTTTGTTACAACAACAACACATAAAACATTGCGCGGACCTCGTGGTGGTGTGATTTTATGTAAAGAAGAATACGCGAAGAAAATTGATAAATCGGTATTCCCTGGCATGCAAGGCGGCCCATTGATGCATGTTATTGCTGCCAAGGCAACAGCTTTTAAGGAAGCTTTATCTCCTGACTTTAAAACATATGCCAAACAAATTATAAAAAATGCTAGTGTGTTAAACGATGAATTAGAAAAAAATGGCGTTCGTATCGTTTCAGGTGGAACGGATAATCATTTATTACTCCTTGATGTCACGCCGCTTGATCTAACTGGGAAAGTAGCTGAAAACGTGTTGGACGAAATTGGTATCACAGCAAATAAAAATACGATTCCTTTTGACACCGAAAGCCCATTTGTAACAAGTGGCCTACGCATAGGAACTGCAGCTGTAACCACTCGTGGATTTGGTGAAAACGAAATGAAAGAAATCGCTGCAATTATATCCCTAACGTTGAAAAACCATAAAGATGAAGCGAAATTAAAAGAAGCAGCAGATCGAGTGAAGGAACTAACAAGTAAATTTCCATTATTTGCATAA
- a CDS encoding TIGR01440 family protein, with product MTGFNQDIHQDMQAIVREWVSGSYLREGDIFVIGCSTSEITGENIGTSGSQEVAAVVFNELKQLQQHTGIQLVFQCCEHLNRCIVMERETMQASKLEEVSVIPVPGAGGSMATYAYNHIEDPVVVENVEASAGIDIGETMIGMHLKQVAVPLHFEQRWVGNARIRAARTRPKLIGGKRANYETTKTNDSCETE from the coding sequence ATGACAGGTTTCAACCAAGATATACATCAGGATATGCAAGCTATCGTTCGTGAATGGGTGAGTGGATCCTATTTACGTGAAGGAGATATTTTTGTTATTGGTTGTTCGACAAGTGAGATCACCGGTGAAAATATTGGGACATCCGGTAGTCAAGAGGTTGCAGCTGTTGTATTTAATGAACTAAAACAGTTGCAGCAGCATACTGGTATCCAGCTTGTTTTTCAATGCTGTGAACATTTAAATCGCTGCATCGTCATGGAACGCGAAACGATGCAGGCCAGCAAACTGGAAGAAGTGTCCGTTATTCCAGTACCAGGCGCAGGTGGTTCGATGGCGACATATGCGTATAACCATATAGAAGATCCAGTCGTCGTTGAAAATGTAGAAGCAAGCGCAGGAATTGATATTGGGGAAACGATGATTGGGATGCATCTAAAACAGGTAGCTGTTCCATTACATTTTGAACAAAGATGGGTTGGCAATGCGCGCATAAGAGCAGCACGTACGCGTCCGAAGTTAATCGGAGGCAAACGTGCAAACTATGAAACGACTAAAACAAATGATAGCTGCGAAACCGAATAG
- a CDS encoding low molecular weight protein arginine phosphatase: MKILFVCTGNTCRSPMAEALVRDKMPEVEVQSAGIFAGKNQRINQFAMDALQKKNITMNHLSQPVTHKELHAADLILTMTTQHKQSLIMEYPNFQDKYFTLKEYVSETDKKIWDELKQAYSNFEEKRSIFIQENQHKVDNTKLDQQLVEHLRDDVKYIQELEANLINYDISDPFGGDLTTYRETLTELDKYIDLLQKKIDQY, translated from the coding sequence ATGAAGATATTGTTTGTCTGTACAGGGAATACGTGCCGGAGTCCGATGGCTGAAGCGCTTGTTAGAGATAAGATGCCTGAGGTAGAGGTCCAGTCTGCCGGAATTTTTGCTGGAAAAAATCAGCGTATAAATCAATTTGCGATGGATGCGTTACAGAAGAAGAATATAACGATGAATCACCTTTCCCAACCGGTAACGCATAAAGAGTTACACGCAGCAGATCTTATTTTGACGATGACCACCCAGCATAAGCAATCCCTTATTATGGAATATCCGAATTTTCAAGATAAATATTTTACGTTAAAGGAATATGTATCCGAAACGGACAAAAAAATATGGGATGAACTTAAACAGGCTTATTCTAATTTTGAAGAAAAACGCTCCATATTTATCCAGGAGAATCAGCATAAGGTGGATAATACGAAATTGGATCAGCAACTTGTTGAGCATCTACGTGACGATGTGAAATATATTCAGGAATTGGAAGCTAATCTTATCAATTATGATATTTCTGATCCATTTGGAGGTGACCTAACAACCTACCGGGAAACGTTGACAGAACTGGACAAATATATTGATTTATTACAGAAAAAAATAGATCAGTACTAG
- a CDS encoding manganese efflux pump MntP, with protein MPSFYIAEFASLLFMALALGMDAFSVCLGIGMQRIRLKRIALIGLVIGLFHFLMPFAGIILGHVISTRIGELTSVLGGIILFGIGAQMLFSGFVYKAKKVIQPIGFGLYILSFSVSIDSFSVGLSLGLSGVETALALFLFGTMSTFLAWTGMLVGKKVHTILGVYSEVLGGSILCGFGLTLLFG; from the coding sequence ATGCCAAGTTTTTATATAGCTGAATTTGCCTCCCTATTATTTATGGCTCTTGCCTTAGGAATGGACGCCTTTTCTGTGTGTCTCGGGATTGGTATGCAGCGGATTCGGCTCAAACGAATTGCTTTAATCGGGCTTGTCATTGGCTTATTCCATTTTTTAATGCCGTTTGCGGGTATCATTCTTGGCCATGTAATTTCAACGCGAATTGGCGAATTGACATCCGTTCTGGGTGGGATCATCTTATTTGGTATTGGTGCTCAAATGCTTTTTTCTGGATTTGTTTATAAAGCGAAAAAAGTGATACAACCAATTGGTTTTGGGCTATATATCTTATCTTTTAGCGTAAGTATTGATAGTTTTTCAGTTGGACTAAGCCTTGGTTTATCCGGAGTAGAAACAGCACTTGCCTTATTCCTATTTGGCACAATGAGTACATTCCTCGCATGGACTGGGATGTTAGTAGGAAAAAAAGTACATACCATTCTGGGTGTCTATAGCGAAGTATTGGGTGGAAGTATCCTTTGTGGATTTGGGCTGACTTTGTTATTTGGCTAG
- a CDS encoding L-threonylcarbamoyladenylate synthase, which produces METTRWNLKNNNDRYNRAAIAEAAALLTSGSTVAFPTETVYGLGADATSEAAVSNIFQAKGRPQDNPLIAHVANKEQLTRIVEKLPAFVDNLIDAFAPGPLTFVLPSNGVCASNVTAGLSTIAVRMPDHPVAQQLLQICDIPIAAPSANISGKPSPTTAAHVWADLNGKVSGLLDGGATGVGVESTVIDCTKEIPIILRPGGITKEQLEKVVGTIMIDPALVNANEQPTSPGMKYKHYSPDIPLWLVEGTPANLQQVIDGERKKNCRIGVLSSTKTGALLEADEIISLGEDSHEIAANLYEGLRTFKEGDVDIILCETFSEEGIGEAIMNRLKKAATVYKRDSLT; this is translated from the coding sequence ATGGAAACGACACGTTGGAATTTAAAAAATAATAATGATCGATATAATAGAGCAGCAATTGCTGAAGCGGCAGCCCTCTTAACAAGCGGCTCTACTGTAGCCTTTCCCACGGAAACAGTATACGGTTTAGGGGCAGATGCAACCAGTGAAGCAGCTGTATCTAACATTTTTCAGGCAAAAGGGCGGCCGCAGGATAATCCGTTAATTGCTCATGTCGCTAATAAAGAGCAATTAACAAGGATTGTGGAAAAGTTGCCGGCGTTTGTGGACAACTTAATTGATGCATTTGCACCTGGCCCTTTAACGTTTGTATTACCAAGTAATGGTGTATGTGCGAGCAATGTAACGGCTGGCTTGTCCACAATTGCGGTACGAATGCCTGATCATCCCGTGGCACAACAATTACTACAGATATGCGATATTCCAATCGCAGCTCCAAGTGCAAATATATCTGGAAAACCTAGCCCAACAACAGCTGCTCATGTCTGGGCTGATTTAAATGGAAAGGTGTCCGGATTATTGGACGGCGGGGCTACAGGTGTTGGGGTAGAGTCCACTGTCATTGATTGTACGAAGGAAATCCCAATTATTCTCAGGCCAGGTGGCATAACGAAAGAACAATTGGAAAAGGTTGTAGGGACAATCATGATCGATCCTGCACTTGTAAATGCAAACGAACAACCGACATCACCAGGGATGAAATACAAACACTATTCACCAGATATTCCATTATGGCTTGTGGAAGGAACGCCAGCTAACTTGCAGCAAGTCATCGATGGAGAGCGAAAGAAAAATTGCCGGATCGGTGTGCTTTCTAGTACGAAAACAGGTGCGTTACTAGAAGCAGATGAAATCATTTCACTCGGTGAGGATTCACACGAGATCGCAGCCAATTTATATGAAGGATTACGGACTTTTAAAGAAGGCGATGTTGATATTATACTATGTGAAACCTTTTCGGAAGAGGGGATTGGCGAAGCGATCATGAACCGGTTAAAAAAAGCAGCAACTGTCTATAAAAGAGACTCGCTTACATAG
- a CDS encoding GNAT family N-acetyltransferase has translation MNLIQANRVSEEKLDHFLKNNQTVNGDSLLQMGYVVEVQDQIEGCFVLEAMDDYIYWLKQLYITKSEAAKLPVLLETILNLAKEQQAKTVYVHSHQPVVDIILESLQFHPQQEGNFVDKDESREGNWWFYSVS, from the coding sequence ATGAACTTAATCCAAGCTAATCGTGTATCGGAGGAAAAATTAGATCATTTTTTAAAAAATAATCAGACAGTAAATGGAGATAGTTTACTGCAGATGGGTTACGTCGTCGAGGTACAAGATCAGATAGAAGGATGCTTTGTTTTAGAGGCGATGGATGATTATATCTATTGGCTAAAACAACTGTATATTACAAAATCCGAAGCTGCTAAATTGCCAGTATTACTGGAAACGATTTTGAATTTGGCAAAAGAACAACAGGCGAAAACCGTATATGTGCACAGTCATCAGCCTGTTGTGGATATAATATTGGAATCGCTACAATTTCATCCACAACAAGAAGGAAATTTTGTTGATAAGGATGAATCAAGAGAAGGGAATTGGTGGTTTTACAGTGTTTCTTAA